The following coding sequences are from one Synergistota bacterium window:
- a CDS encoding nucleotidyltransferase family protein, producing the protein MGRKKISKEELLAFLRRKKAFFYTAYGIKKIGVFGSYVRGEETRESDIDIIVDMARDRKNIHNLLGFKRYLEKELGVKIDVGLETALKPAIRPQVRKEVIYV; encoded by the coding sequence ATGGGTCGTAAGAAGATTTCGAAGGAGGAATTGCTGGCGTTTCTTAGGAGGAAAAAGGCTTTCTTTTATACAGCATATGGAATAAAGAAGATAGGAGTGTTTGGGAGTTATGTGAGAGGAGAAGAAACGAGAGAGAGTGATATAGATATCATTGTGGATATGGCGAGGGACAGGAAGAATATACATAATCTTTTGGGTTTTAAAAGATATCTGGAAAAAGAGCTTGGTGTTAAGATCGATGTAGGACTTGAGACAGCTTTAAAGCCTGCGATTAGACCGCAAGTTCGAAAGGAAGTCATCTATGTCTAA